In Palaemon carinicauda isolate YSFRI2023 chromosome 14, ASM3689809v2, whole genome shotgun sequence, the following proteins share a genomic window:
- the LOC137652756 gene encoding tigger transposable element-derived protein 1-like, with amino-acid sequence MGSKQASANKGSEKEKCMMTLEMKHEIIAKHENGVRVTELAPHYKRSTSTICTILKQKDAIKSTKPSKGVTILPKLRNDIHDEMERLLLIWIKEKQLAGDSVTETIICEKASRIYDDLKRKQAAKKGETSIPAETFKTSRGWLDNLKKWTGIHSVVRHGEAASSDAKAAVDFVTVFALVIAQHGFIPNKSSTAMKLAFSGRRCPGGLSSRQRRTDYRAINP; translated from the coding sequence ATGGGttcaaagcaagcgagtgcaaacaagggtagtgagaagGAAAAGTGTATGATGACattggagatgaagcatgaaataatcgcaaaacatgagaatggcgtaagagtgactgagttGGCGCCCCATTACAagaggagtacatcgactatatgtaccatcctcaagcagaaggatgctataaagagcaccaagccttccaaaggagtaaccatccttccCAAGCTGCGTaatgatattcacgacgagatggagaggcttcttttgatctggataaaggagaaacagttggcgggagatagcgtgaccgagacgatcatatgcgagaaggccagtcgaatctatgatgacttgaaaaggAAGCAAGCAGCCAAAAAAGGGGAGACTTCGAtaccagcggaaaccttcaaaaccagtcgtggctggctggataatttaaagaaatggactgggatacactcggttgtgaggcatggggaagcagcaagttccgacgcgAAAGCTGCGGTGGACTTCGTCACAGTCTTTGCCTTGGTTATCGCCCAACATGGCTTCATCcctaacaagtcttcaactgcgatgaaactggccttttctggaagaagatgcccgggaggactttcatcacggcagaggagaacaGACTACcgagccataaacccatga